One window from the genome of Nitrospira defluvii encodes:
- a CDS encoding helix-turn-helix domain-containing protein yields the protein MESVGEFFRQVRETKGLTVDEVASKTRIRTDFVKALEEGNFAKLPDQVFARGFVRSYARSLGLDEEDAIHRFVQSAGAFYDKQGERERLRQRQVEEERRRKANRKAVGIAITVAIATLVFLLSREQSSTLMRRTGSDVPPPSKKSAPFSKDARESAARPAMELPPPIVPAAKPMEPAPAPPVAKATQDKVVPSTVAPAPVARAPVQVEPVPAQPSASMGADGPLAGLSVDGPVGSDGPLVLDLDATELSWVVVQVDSGSPQEALLRPGQKAQWKAQDQFTVTLGNAGGVRAELNGKPQKPFGPSGKVVRDVVIKR from the coding sequence ATGGAATCAGTGGGTGAATTTTTTCGGCAGGTACGCGAGACGAAAGGTCTGACGGTTGACGAAGTCGCCTCGAAGACCCGCATCCGCACGGATTTCGTCAAAGCGCTCGAAGAGGGAAATTTCGCCAAGTTGCCCGATCAGGTGTTCGCCCGCGGCTTCGTCCGGTCTTACGCGCGATCGCTGGGCTTGGACGAAGAAGATGCCATTCACCGATTTGTGCAGTCTGCCGGGGCCTTTTATGACAAGCAGGGTGAGCGCGAACGGTTGCGACAACGTCAGGTTGAGGAGGAACGCCGTCGCAAGGCGAATCGCAAAGCGGTGGGGATTGCCATCACCGTGGCGATCGCCACGCTGGTGTTTTTGTTGAGCCGTGAGCAATCGTCCACGTTGATGCGGAGAACCGGGTCGGATGTGCCGCCACCGAGCAAGAAAAGTGCGCCGTTTTCCAAGGATGCGCGCGAATCCGCTGCCCGCCCGGCCATGGAACTTCCTCCCCCGATTGTGCCGGCTGCAAAGCCGATGGAACCGGCGCCGGCTCCCCCCGTAGCAAAAGCTACACAGGACAAAGTGGTACCGTCGACGGTTGCACCTGCTCCCGTGGCGCGAGCCCCAGTACAGGTAGAACCAGTTCCGGCTCAGCCATCCGCTTCCATGGGGGCAGACGGACCTCTGGCCGGGTTGTCGGTCGATGGTCCTGTAGGATCCGATGGTCCGTTGGTTCTTGATCTTGACGCGACGGAGCTGAGCTGGGTGGTGGTCCAAGTGGATTCAGGCAGCCCACAGGAAGCGCTGTTGCGTCCAGGTCAAAAGGCGCAGTGGAAGGCGCAGGATCAGTTCACTGTCACCCTTGGGAATGCTGGTGGCGTTCGTGCCGAGTTGAACGGCAAGCCGCAAAAACCGTTTGGCCCAAGCGGAAAGGTTGTTCGGGATGTCGTGATTAAGCGGTAA
- a CDS encoding c-type cytochrome, translating to MGYFSKFVGVCAAVTLLSVAVVGAEEKDPLKPRVAPDQMADAKAMKNPVASTPESIAKGKALYEGKGTCFNCHGKEGKGDGPAGAILNPSPRNFTNCKFHKKRKDGELFWVIKNGSPGTGMVSLVPAAITEEEAWTIINYERSFCKGGDE from the coding sequence ATGGGGTATTTTTCTAAGTTCGTTGGAGTGTGTGCAGCCGTCACCTTGTTGTCCGTGGCGGTGGTGGGCGCTGAAGAAAAGGATCCGCTGAAGCCCCGTGTTGCGCCGGATCAAATGGCGGACGCGAAGGCGATGAAGAACCCGGTTGCTTCGACCCCGGAAAGCATTGCCAAGGGTAAGGCACTGTACGAGGGCAAGGGCACCTGCTTCAACTGCCACGGCAAAGAGGGCAAGGGCGATGGCCCTGCCGGCGCGATTCTCAACCCGAGCCCGCGTAACTTCACCAACTGCAAGTTCCACAAGAAACGGAAAGACGGCGAGCTGTTCTGGGTGATCAAGAACGGCAGCCCGGGCACCGGCATGGTCTCGTTGGTCCCTGCGGCGATCACCGAAGAAGAAGCGTGGACGATCATCAACTACGAGCGCAGCTTCTGCAAGGGCGGCGACGAGTAG
- a CDS encoding tetratricopeptide repeat protein, producing the protein MRATDRERGFLVYGACGSRGLCWILLFLASVATSGCANEENVRKSKGFYQEGVARLSSDQQQAYVSFQKAVKLNPDNKEAHYGLGHIYAAQGRLKPAEESFREAIRIDGDYSEANTYLGQVLASQDRWKDAIAAYRQALSNPLYPTPDLARFHLGKALMHEGDLQGAMEVLEDAATVTPPNVPPAMLQLELARVYHKLGFDVRAREALSKVSTLDKGGEQAAAAQELLGKLKP; encoded by the coding sequence ATGAGAGCGACTGATCGGGAGCGAGGATTCCTGGTGTACGGTGCCTGTGGTTCACGGGGACTGTGCTGGATCCTTCTCTTCCTGGCGAGTGTGGCGACGAGTGGGTGCGCCAACGAAGAGAACGTGCGCAAGTCGAAGGGGTTCTACCAGGAAGGCGTGGCTCGGCTGAGTTCGGATCAACAGCAGGCCTACGTATCCTTTCAGAAGGCTGTGAAGCTGAACCCCGACAACAAAGAAGCCCACTACGGCCTGGGGCATATCTACGCGGCACAAGGGCGGCTCAAACCGGCCGAAGAATCGTTCCGCGAGGCCATTCGGATCGATGGAGATTACTCGGAAGCGAACACCTATCTCGGTCAGGTCCTGGCCAGCCAGGATCGCTGGAAGGATGCCATTGCCGCCTACCGCCAGGCGCTGAGCAACCCGCTCTACCCCACGCCGGATCTGGCGAGGTTTCATCTCGGGAAGGCGTTGATGCATGAGGGCGATCTACAGGGGGCCATGGAAGTGTTGGAAGACGCGGCGACGGTGACGCCGCCTAATGTCCCTCCCGCCATGCTGCAATTGGAATTGGCGCGTGTGTATCACAAGTTGGGGTTTGATGTGCGGGCCCGTGAAGCCCTCTCGAAGGTCTCGACATTGGACAAGGGCGGCGAACAGGCGGCGGCCGCGCAGGAACTCCTCGGTAAGCTCAAACCATAG
- a CDS encoding carbamoyltransferase family protein gives MVVLGLSNMRDAAAALVCDGRIVAAAEEERFVRQKHVTALPVEAIRYCLREGGLALRDVDAIVVPWKYWQIGRRVRLAVTAMMCSTQLFRVKGTRSLERASQEWMELFRLREELTRRVDAGAIRPVFLDHHLCHAASSFLVSPFEQSAILVVDGASESDTTLMAAGAGRQITVLDRTPLPHSLGQFYAAMTAFLGFRPDQDEYIVMGLASSGEPAFASALRREVLRRLPRGRFELNTRLLDFHLARAGVFVAEFVGLFGAPRRATDEITQRHRDLAASAQLVLEETLLHLGRHLRSLTRADSLCLAGGVAYNCVANGRLRAELGFRDVYVPPAAGDSGAALGAALWWSFRRGRGTTRPVLPDAYLGPQFDETACRAVLTSAGLRAETLTDGRLYERVAEELALGRLVFWYQGRMEWGPRALGNRSLLADPRREDMRELINSKVKCREAFRPFAPSVLAERAPDFFDLPAPSPFMQFTVRVKPSAKGLLPAVTHVDGTARVQTVTCEANPRFYALLAAFGRRTGIPVLLNTSFNVQEPIVCSPDEAVRCFLRTRVEWLVLGNLLVGRPMETSPQNHEC, from the coding sequence ATGGTCGTGCTGGGCCTGTCGAACATGAGAGATGCCGCCGCAGCACTCGTCTGCGACGGTCGAATTGTAGCGGCCGCGGAGGAGGAACGGTTTGTTCGGCAGAAGCACGTCACGGCGTTGCCGGTCGAAGCGATACGGTATTGCCTGCGGGAAGGCGGTTTGGCGCTTCGTGACGTCGACGCGATCGTCGTGCCGTGGAAATACTGGCAGATCGGGCGGCGTGTCCGGCTGGCCGTAACGGCTATGATGTGTTCCACCCAACTCTTTCGCGTCAAAGGCACGCGATCGCTCGAGCGCGCGAGTCAGGAGTGGATGGAACTATTCCGGCTTCGCGAGGAGCTGACACGCCGGGTCGACGCGGGCGCGATTCGACCGGTCTTTCTGGATCACCACCTCTGCCATGCAGCCAGTTCGTTTCTCGTGTCCCCGTTCGAACAATCCGCCATTCTTGTCGTGGATGGCGCCTCCGAATCCGACACCACCTTGATGGCAGCAGGCGCCGGTCGTCAGATCACCGTGCTGGATCGCACACCTTTGCCCCATTCTCTCGGACAGTTCTATGCGGCGATGACAGCCTTTCTCGGTTTTCGCCCGGATCAGGATGAGTACATCGTCATGGGACTTGCGTCGTCCGGCGAACCGGCATTTGCGTCTGCTCTGCGGCGAGAAGTCCTACGCCGGCTTCCCCGGGGGCGGTTCGAGTTGAATACGAGATTGCTCGATTTTCATCTCGCGCGGGCCGGTGTATTCGTGGCGGAGTTCGTCGGCCTGTTTGGTGCTCCTCGACGCGCCACGGACGAGATCACTCAACGGCATCGGGATCTGGCGGCCAGCGCGCAATTGGTTCTGGAGGAGACGCTGCTGCATTTAGGACGACATCTGCGTTCACTGACCAGAGCCGATTCGCTCTGCCTTGCGGGTGGGGTCGCATATAACTGCGTGGCGAATGGGCGCCTGCGAGCCGAATTGGGGTTCCGCGATGTGTATGTCCCGCCGGCTGCGGGGGATTCCGGTGCGGCACTCGGGGCTGCCTTGTGGTGGTCGTTCAGGCGAGGCCGAGGGACGACCAGGCCCGTGCTGCCCGATGCCTATCTGGGGCCGCAGTTTGATGAAACTGCCTGTCGAGCGGTTTTGACGAGCGCCGGACTCAGGGCCGAGACGCTGACAGATGGGCGACTGTATGAGCGGGTCGCCGAAGAACTGGCCCTCGGCAGACTGGTGTTCTGGTATCAGGGGCGGATGGAATGGGGACCACGCGCGTTGGGGAACCGCAGCCTGCTTGCCGACCCGCGACGGGAAGACATGCGGGAATTGATCAACAGCAAAGTGAAGTGTCGTGAGGCCTTTCGTCCGTTTGCGCCTTCCGTCCTGGCCGAACGGGCACCGGATTTTTTTGACCTGCCCGCCCCCTCGCCGTTTATGCAGTTCACGGTGCGGGTTAAACCATCGGCGAAAGGCCTGCTCCCTGCCGTGACCCATGTCGATGGCACGGCCAGGGTGCAAACGGTGACCTGTGAGGCCAATCCAAGATTCTACGCACTACTGGCCGCGTTCGGGCGCCGAACCGGAATCCCGGTCCTGCTGAACACGTCGTTTAACGTGCAGGAACCTATCGTCTGCAGTCCGGATGAGGCGGTGCGGTGTTTTCTGCGCACCAGGGTGGAGTGGCTCGTGCTTGGAAATCTGCTGGTGGGCCGGCCGATGGAAACCTCGCCGCAGAATCATGAATGTTGA
- the mtnP gene encoding S-methyl-5'-thioadenosine phosphorylase, with protein sequence MQAAIGIIGGSGLYNIDGLERVREVRVRTPFGAPSDAIILGVLGGARVAFLSRHGRGHRINPGSINYRANIYALKSLGVKQVISVSAVGSMKEAIRPGDVVLPDQFIDLTKRRISTFFDEGIVAHVGFGEPVCASVADALEAAGRAAGARLHRGGTYVCMEGPQFSTKAESRLYRQWGVDVIGMTNMPEAKLAREAELCYATVALATDYDCWHETEEAVTVEAILATLHKNVALAKQVLKTVVPKLAPDRACVCHQALGNAIVTAPDHMSASAKRRLNLLIAPYVRTRKGKR encoded by the coding sequence GTGCAGGCCGCCATCGGCATCATCGGCGGAAGTGGATTGTACAACATCGACGGGCTGGAGCGAGTCCGCGAGGTGCGCGTGCGTACCCCGTTTGGGGCGCCCTCAGATGCCATTATCCTCGGAGTGTTGGGTGGTGCGCGAGTCGCATTTCTCTCGCGGCACGGCAGAGGACACCGGATCAATCCCGGAAGCATCAATTACCGCGCCAACATCTATGCGCTGAAATCCCTGGGCGTGAAGCAGGTGATTTCGGTCAGCGCGGTCGGGAGTATGAAAGAGGCTATTCGGCCAGGGGACGTCGTCCTGCCGGATCAATTCATTGATCTCACCAAGCGCCGGATCTCGACCTTTTTCGATGAGGGCATTGTGGCGCACGTCGGATTCGGCGAACCGGTGTGCGCATCGGTGGCCGATGCGTTGGAGGCGGCGGGACGAGCGGCCGGGGCGCGCCTGCATCGCGGAGGCACCTATGTGTGTATGGAGGGGCCTCAATTCTCGACCAAGGCGGAATCCCGGTTGTATCGCCAGTGGGGGGTGGACGTCATCGGGATGACCAACATGCCGGAAGCCAAACTCGCTCGGGAGGCCGAACTCTGTTATGCCACCGTGGCGCTGGCGACAGACTATGACTGCTGGCATGAGACGGAAGAAGCGGTGACCGTGGAGGCGATTCTCGCGACTCTCCACAAGAACGTTGCGCTGGCCAAGCAGGTGTTGAAGACCGTGGTGCCCAAGTTGGCTCCCGATCGTGCCTGTGTCTGTCATCAGGCGCTGGGGAATGCCATTGTGACGGCTCCGGATCACATGTCGGCTTCGGCCAAACGACGATTGAATCTCTTGATTGCTCCCTATGTGCGGACGCGGAAAGGAAAACGGTGA
- the mutL gene encoding DNA mismatch repair endonuclease MutL gives MDIASSAGKIQVLPGDVIGRIAAGEVVERPAAVVKELLENSLDAGSSTITVEIKDGGLGLIRVSDDGEGMSRRDASLAFERHATSKLQSDAQLSAIRTMGFRGEALPSIAAVSNVRLRTVARNEPVGTQLWLAGGTIARVEDSPAIPGTSIEVSDLFFNTPARRKFLKSTTTEFSHISHVVQQAGLAWPQVHLRLVHNGYEVFVLPGVSSARDRVLQVYRAAFGDRALAVDVERDGLSLRGFIVDPVRARAGRTPQELFVNRRPIKNSTIQHAIIDGYSSFLAKGHAPLFVLFLDVEPQRVDVNVHPTKREVRFADTEHIHQMVRSAVRQTLGRAQVQVSLAGSAHARLSDDAARTPSGLTSQAVLPEGDSFEPGHQPQATAALQVSPPSQTSFVGEGAAAYAVDEIREIVPLGQMNKTFLIAQVGDELQVVDQHTAHERVLFERLLRAWHGRALPSQPLLLPEPLELPVQQALILQRHLPELERLGLLIEPFGPTSFLIRGLPVMLGHPDVAALVQDLIEDLEQWDSISSLELKVKPILASLACHGAVRAGRTMALPEIKQLLQDWVAEGLIMTCPHGRRVAFRLSSDELARLFDRA, from the coding sequence ATGGATATAGCGAGTAGTGCGGGGAAGATTCAGGTCTTACCTGGCGATGTCATCGGCCGTATTGCGGCGGGTGAGGTCGTCGAACGCCCGGCTGCCGTGGTGAAGGAACTCCTCGAAAACAGCCTGGATGCCGGCAGTTCCACGATTACCGTCGAAATCAAAGACGGGGGCCTTGGGCTGATTCGAGTCAGCGACGACGGGGAAGGAATGTCTCGACGTGACGCGTCCCTGGCCTTCGAGCGACATGCCACCAGTAAATTGCAGTCGGACGCACAACTTAGCGCTATTCGCACGATGGGGTTCCGCGGGGAAGCGTTGCCGAGCATTGCAGCCGTCTCCAACGTCCGCCTGCGAACGGTAGCCAGGAACGAGCCGGTTGGGACACAGCTCTGGCTTGCCGGGGGTACGATCGCGCGGGTGGAGGATAGTCCTGCGATTCCCGGCACGTCGATCGAGGTGTCGGACCTGTTCTTCAATACGCCGGCGCGCCGGAAATTTCTCAAATCCACCACGACCGAGTTTTCCCATATCAGCCATGTGGTCCAGCAGGCGGGGCTCGCCTGGCCGCAGGTCCATCTCCGCCTCGTCCATAATGGATACGAAGTGTTTGTGCTTCCCGGGGTGTCGTCGGCTCGTGATCGCGTGCTGCAGGTGTATCGCGCGGCTTTCGGGGATCGAGCCCTGGCCGTTGATGTCGAACGTGACGGCCTGTCTCTCAGGGGCTTCATCGTCGATCCGGTCCGGGCTCGTGCCGGCAGGACGCCGCAAGAGCTATTCGTCAACCGCCGGCCGATCAAGAACAGCACGATCCAACATGCCATCATCGATGGATACAGTTCGTTTCTTGCCAAGGGTCATGCGCCGCTGTTTGTCCTGTTCTTGGATGTCGAGCCGCAGCGGGTCGACGTGAATGTGCATCCGACCAAACGCGAAGTCCGGTTTGCCGATACGGAACACATTCACCAGATGGTACGCTCCGCGGTTCGTCAGACTCTGGGACGGGCGCAGGTTCAGGTGTCCTTGGCGGGATCCGCCCATGCTCGATTGAGTGATGATGCGGCCAGGACCCCTTCCGGGTTGACGAGTCAGGCTGTGCTGCCAGAGGGTGACTCGTTTGAGCCGGGCCACCAGCCGCAGGCCACGGCGGCACTACAGGTTTCCCCTCCCAGCCAAACGTCTTTCGTGGGGGAAGGAGCTGCGGCCTATGCCGTGGATGAGATTCGGGAAATTGTGCCGCTCGGTCAAATGAACAAGACCTTCCTGATTGCACAAGTGGGGGATGAGCTTCAGGTGGTCGATCAACATACGGCCCACGAGCGGGTGTTGTTTGAACGCCTGCTGCGAGCCTGGCACGGGCGTGCGCTGCCGTCTCAGCCACTGTTGCTGCCGGAACCGCTGGAACTGCCGGTGCAGCAAGCCCTAATTCTGCAGCGGCATCTCCCGGAATTGGAGCGGCTTGGCCTGCTCATTGAGCCGTTTGGTCCCACCTCGTTTCTCATCCGTGGTCTGCCGGTCATGTTGGGCCATCCCGATGTCGCTGCGCTTGTCCAAGATTTGATCGAGGACTTGGAGCAGTGGGATTCCATTTCCTCCCTTGAACTCAAGGTCAAGCCGATTCTGGCATCGCTGGCTTGTCACGGGGCGGTCCGAGCGGGACGGACCATGGCGCTGCCCGAAATCAAGCAGTTGCTGCAGGACTGGGTTGCGGAGGGACTGATCATGACCTGTCCGCACGGCCGTCGCGTGGCGTTCCGTCTGTCGAGCGACGAATTGGCACGCTTGTTCGATCGTGCATAG
- a CDS encoding PfkB family carbohydrate kinase, translating to MGKLLVVGSVALDTVKTPFGEVTEVLGGSATYFSTAASYFTSVDLIAVVGEDFPEQHVAFLKSRKIDLMGLERRPGATFRWKGAYSHQLNEAQTLDTRLNVFETFRPKIPAQYSSPDVLFLGNIDPNLQLDVLQQVKRPALVACDTMNFWINGKRDALWNVLQHIDVLIINDGEARALGEDSNLVKVAKKILARGPKHLIVKRGEYGVLMFNDKQVFGAPAFPLDDVRDPTGAGDTFAGGFLGYLAATGNRSSEAMRQAIIFGSVMASFTVEAFSLDRLRILDYKEIEARFKEFKRLTHFEDIGA from the coding sequence ATGGGAAAATTGCTCGTAGTGGGATCAGTGGCATTGGATACGGTGAAAACCCCGTTCGGTGAGGTGACTGAGGTGCTCGGTGGTTCGGCGACCTACTTTTCGACCGCGGCGAGTTATTTCACGTCGGTCGACCTCATTGCCGTCGTGGGAGAAGATTTTCCCGAACAGCATGTCGCCTTTCTCAAGAGCCGCAAGATCGATTTGATGGGATTGGAACGGCGACCTGGCGCGACCTTCCGCTGGAAGGGGGCCTATTCGCACCAGCTCAATGAAGCCCAGACGCTTGATACTCGGCTAAATGTGTTCGAGACCTTCCGACCGAAAATTCCTGCTCAGTACAGTTCGCCGGATGTGCTCTTTCTGGGAAACATCGACCCGAATCTCCAGCTGGATGTGTTGCAACAGGTGAAGCGTCCGGCGCTCGTGGCCTGTGACACGATGAACTTCTGGATCAACGGCAAGCGTGACGCGCTGTGGAATGTGCTGCAGCATATCGACGTGCTGATCATCAACGACGGCGAGGCCCGGGCCTTGGGTGAAGATTCCAATCTCGTGAAGGTCGCCAAGAAAATTCTCGCGCGCGGACCGAAACATCTGATCGTCAAGCGCGGCGAATACGGGGTGCTAATGTTCAACGACAAGCAGGTGTTCGGTGCGCCGGCGTTTCCATTGGATGACGTTCGGGATCCGACCGGGGCCGGCGATACGTTCGCGGGTGGATTTCTAGGGTATCTGGCGGCCACGGGAAATCGTTCCTCCGAAGCCATGCGGCAGGCGATCATTTTCGGAAGCGTCATGGCCTCATTTACCGTAGAAGCCTTTAGCCTTGACCGATTGAGGATCCTAGATTACAAAGAGATTGAGGCGCGGTTTAAAGAGTTCAAGCGCCTTACTCATTTTGAGGATATCGGAGCATGA
- the miaA gene encoding tRNA (adenosine(37)-N6)-dimethylallyltransferase MiaA: MALRPLVVLVGPTAVGKSEIGLRLARGLDTELLTADSRQVYRGMDIATDKPAMEQRQGVPHRLIDLVDPDEPFNAGQYRTLALQEIERLYGERRVPLIVGGTGLYVRTLIHGLCDAPRADQAFRAALLREAEARGRYFLHEELTRVDPESAARLHPHDEVKLVRALEVYHLSGRRLSEMQQRHGFAEQPFSVLMIGLHRDRPQLYRRIDARVEVMFERGVVEETANLLAQGYQRELGAMKGLGYQQVAGYLSGEYDRAEALRLLQRDTRHFAKRQLTWFRKEPGLQWRSLSEQDSPEDVAGRLLETVQSFLRDLSYRRSVEMPASLTMETGSTS; encoded by the coding sequence ATGGCATTGCGGCCGTTGGTGGTGCTGGTCGGGCCGACCGCGGTGGGGAAAAGTGAGATCGGGCTTCGGCTGGCCCGCGGCTTGGACACGGAGCTGCTGACGGCTGATTCGCGCCAAGTCTATCGCGGGATGGATATTGCCACCGATAAGCCCGCGATGGAACAGCGGCAGGGCGTGCCGCATCGCCTCATCGATCTGGTCGATCCCGACGAGCCGTTTAATGCCGGTCAGTATCGCACGCTCGCCTTGCAGGAGATCGAGCGTCTGTACGGCGAACGGCGGGTGCCGCTGATTGTCGGCGGCACGGGGCTCTACGTGCGAACCTTGATTCACGGATTGTGTGACGCCCCGCGTGCGGATCAGGCGTTTCGTGCCGCGCTGCTTCGGGAGGCCGAGGCGCGCGGGCGGTATTTCCTCCATGAGGAATTGACGCGAGTTGATCCGGAATCGGCTGCCCGCCTGCATCCTCATGATGAGGTGAAACTTGTGCGAGCGCTTGAGGTGTACCATCTCTCCGGACGGCGCTTATCCGAGATGCAGCAGCGACATGGGTTTGCGGAGCAGCCGTTCTCCGTCTTGATGATCGGGTTACATCGCGATCGCCCGCAGCTGTATCGCCGCATTGACGCGAGGGTCGAGGTGATGTTCGAGCGCGGAGTCGTGGAGGAAACTGCGAACCTGCTCGCCCAAGGCTATCAACGGGAGCTGGGCGCGATGAAGGGATTGGGGTATCAGCAGGTCGCGGGGTATTTGTCCGGCGAGTATGACCGGGCTGAGGCGCTCCGCTTGCTTCAACGAGATACCAGGCATTTTGCGAAACGCCAGCTCACCTGGTTTCGGAAAGAGCCGGGGCTGCAGTGGCGGTCGCTCAGCGAGCAGGACAGTCCGGAGGACGTGGCCGGCCGTTTATTAGAGACGGTTCAGTCGTTCTTGCGGGACTTATCATATCGACGTTCGGTGGAGATGCCGGCGTCGCTCACTATGGAAACGGGATCGACCTCATGA